TTGTGTCAAAGATAATGGACAGCATTGAGATTGACAGCATCCTGACTGCAGTAGTGGCCGCTGCAGTCATAGGGCTAATAAATATATTCCTGAGGCCTTTACTTATTATTCTGACTCTTCCCATCAATATTC
This DNA window, taken from Nitrospirota bacterium, encodes the following:
- a CDS encoding phage holin family protein, giving the protein MMDARTYIIRWLINALGLLIVSKIMDSIEIDSILTAVVAAAVIGLINIFLRPLLIILTLPINI